One window of Mus caroli chromosome 11, CAROLI_EIJ_v1.1, whole genome shotgun sequence genomic DNA carries:
- the Jpt1 gene encoding jupiter microtubule associated homolog 1 isoform X2 has product MASNIFGTPEENPPSWAKSAGAKSSGGREDSESPGTQRSSSTEASSGDFLDLKGEGDMHENVDTDFQANLAQMEEKPVPAAPVPSPVAPAPVPSRRNPPGGKSSLVLG; this is encoded by the exons ATGGCTTCTAACATCTTTGGGACACCTGAAGAGAACCCCCCATCTTGGGCCAAGTCAGCAg GTGCCAAGTCTAGTGGTGGCAGGGAAGATTCGGAGTCGCCCGGAACACAGAGAAGTAGCTCTACTGAAGCAAGCTCTGGAGATTTCTTAGACCTCAAG GGAGAAGGTGATATGCATG AAAATGTGGACACAGACTTCCAAGCCAACCTGGCGCAGATGGAGGAGAAGCCGGTGCCTGCTGCTCCTGTGCCCAGCCCAGTGGCTCCAGCCCCAGTGCCATCCAGGAGAAACCCCCCTGGTggcaagtccagcctggtcttgGGTTAG